Proteins encoded by one window of Effusibacillus pohliae DSM 22757:
- a CDS encoding YkuS family protein, which translates to MSRIAVEANLTPVQEYLSEQGYQVDTLDAANLNQAQNKYTAIVISGADQNLMGIHNVAQGCPVINAHGLTPQQVHKRLQQLK; encoded by the coding sequence ATGAGTCGAATTGCTGTCGAAGCCAATCTGACCCCGGTGCAAGAATATCTGTCCGAACAAGGGTATCAGGTCGACACGCTGGATGCGGCCAACTTGAACCAGGCGCAAAACAAGTATACTGCGATCGTGATTTCCGGCGCTGACCAAAACCTGATGGGGATTCACAACGTGGCACAGGGATGCCCTGTAATTAACGCCCACGGCCTGACGCCGCAGCAGGTTCATAAGCGCCTGCAGCAATTGAAATAA
- the yyaC gene encoding spore protease YyaC, translated as MSNFRIDHTLPNAASVLRSHLSGLLVKRAPEQPIVILCIGTDRSTGDALGPLVGSRLQTIFMHEECPVYGTLEHPVHAVNLTETLASIKRLYPDPYLIAVDACLGQLSSVGMICIGEGPLKPGAGVNKNLPEVGDVHITGIVNVGGFMEYFVLQNTRLSVVMKMAECIAQTLAETVAPLLKVAPYRDVRLESNYLRAIPKGGL; from the coding sequence ATGTCGAATTTCAGAATTGATCATACCCTTCCGAATGCCGCCTCCGTGCTGCGTTCCCATTTATCCGGGTTGCTCGTCAAACGGGCTCCCGAGCAGCCGATCGTCATTCTCTGCATCGGCACCGATCGTTCGACCGGGGACGCGTTGGGTCCGTTGGTGGGCAGTCGGCTGCAGACGATTTTTATGCATGAAGAATGCCCGGTATACGGCACATTAGAACATCCGGTGCACGCCGTCAATTTGACCGAAACATTGGCTTCCATCAAACGGCTCTATCCGGATCCTTATCTGATTGCAGTGGACGCTTGCCTGGGACAGCTCAGTTCGGTCGGCATGATCTGCATCGGAGAAGGGCCTTTGAAGCCGGGGGCGGGTGTTAACAAAAATCTGCCGGAGGTCGGTGACGTGCACATCACCGGAATCGTCAATGTCGGCGGGTTTATGGAATACTTTGTGCTGCAAAACACCCGCCTGTCGGTCGTCATGAAAATGGCCGAGTGCATTGCCCAAACGCTGGCGGAAACGGTCGCGCCGCTGCTGAAAGTTGCCCCGTATAGAGACGTCCGCTTGGAATCAAACTATCTTCGTGCGATTCCAAAAGGAGGGCTGTAA
- a CDS encoding CvpA family protein, with product MIDLLILCLLSWSGILGWRRGGFRALIDSVSVGGASAAAIFLIPLLRDHFIDGGALEFRKWLREHIRSVPTGFGLSDPGPGVAQNLYHLLIVGIAALAVWIGMQMILQVFQTVWKEPGGTVLSRIAGSLLGIAIGSVLAAYMVKCLGLLSWVQGWEALDLQLARSFFVWIVMNAIAR from the coding sequence ATGATCGACCTGCTGATTCTCTGTCTGTTGTCGTGGTCGGGCATTTTAGGCTGGCGGCGCGGAGGATTTCGCGCGCTGATCGATAGCGTGAGCGTCGGCGGTGCGAGTGCCGCTGCCATTTTCTTGATTCCGCTGCTGCGGGATCACTTCATCGACGGCGGCGCGTTGGAGTTTCGAAAATGGTTGCGCGAGCATATCCGTTCCGTTCCGACCGGATTCGGGTTGTCCGATCCGGGGCCGGGCGTTGCGCAGAACTTGTACCATTTGCTGATCGTCGGCATTGCGGCGCTTGCGGTGTGGATCGGGATGCAGATGATTTTGCAGGTGTTTCAGACCGTATGGAAAGAACCGGGCGGAACGGTTCTGTCGAGGATTGCGGGAAGCCTGCTGGGGATTGCGATAGGAAGCGTTTTGGCGGCGTATATGGTAAAATGTTTAGGGCTCCTGTCGTGGGTCCAAGGCTGGGAAGCTTTGGATCTGCAGCTGGCGCGTTCCTTTTTTGTCTGGATTGTTATGAACGCAATTGCAAGGTAG
- a CDS encoding mechanosensitive ion channel family protein encodes MHLWMQFHELNRNLLDKLSDPGFWGSIVYGCLKIGLLLIGAKIIISVGSAAFARLFSNRAVRMDARRTRTLTVLSTNVLRYVVYFFVIMTILEQLDFPIKSLLAGAGIVGLAIGFGAQSLIRDVITGFFIILEDQFAVGDLIQTGNYRGTVEAIGLRITTIRAWTGEVHIIPNGRITDVTNFSKANSLAVIDVGVAYEENLDRVFETLKEVLKKAQEEMPSIVGEPQVLGVQNFGPSEVIIRVTADCKPTENIPVARELRRRIKLAFDEKGIEIPYPKQVMISPSVDGKGNPVSTEG; translated from the coding sequence ATGCATTTGTGGATGCAGTTTCATGAATTGAATCGCAATCTGTTGGACAAACTCAGCGACCCGGGATTCTGGGGGAGCATTGTATACGGATGCTTGAAAATTGGATTGCTGCTGATCGGGGCCAAAATCATCATCAGCGTCGGATCAGCGGCGTTCGCCCGTTTGTTTTCGAACCGAGCCGTTCGCATGGACGCTCGTCGGACACGCACCCTGACGGTATTAAGCACCAACGTGCTCCGCTATGTGGTCTACTTCTTTGTGATCATGACGATTCTCGAACAGCTGGACTTTCCGATCAAATCGCTGTTGGCCGGGGCAGGCATCGTCGGGTTGGCGATCGGTTTCGGCGCCCAGAGTTTGATCCGCGACGTGATCACCGGGTTCTTTATCATCTTGGAGGACCAGTTTGCGGTCGGTGATTTGATTCAAACGGGCAACTACCGCGGCACGGTGGAAGCGATCGGCTTGCGGATCACCACGATTCGGGCGTGGACCGGGGAAGTGCATATCATACCGAACGGGCGGATCACCGATGTGACCAATTTTTCGAAAGCCAACTCGCTGGCGGTGATCGATGTGGGTGTCGCTTACGAGGAGAACCTGGACCGGGTGTTTGAGACGCTGAAAGAGGTGTTGAAGAAGGCGCAGGAAGAAATGCCGTCGATCGTCGGTGAACCGCAGGTACTGGGCGTGCAAAACTTCGGACCGTCGGAGGTTATCATCCGAGTGACGGCCGATTGCAAGCCGACGGAAAACATTCCGGTAGCCCGCGAATTGCGCAGGCGAATCAAGTTGGCGTTTGACGAAAAAGGGATCGAAATCCCCTATCCGAAGCAGGTCATGATTTCGCCGTCGGTCGACGGCAAGGGCAATCCGGTTTCGACTGAAGGGTAA
- a CDS encoding DUF951 domain-containing protein: MERKEFGLGDVVQMKKPHPCGANEWQVIRMGADIRMKCINCQRSVMIPRSQFERQMRKVLRRAGEGDLEA, from the coding sequence GTGGAACGGAAGGAATTCGGGCTGGGCGACGTGGTCCAGATGAAGAAACCGCATCCCTGTGGAGCGAATGAGTGGCAGGTGATTCGCATGGGTGCGGACATTCGCATGAAATGCATCAATTGCCAGCGGAGTGTGATGATCCCGCGCAGCCAGTTTGAGCGGCAGATGCGGAAGGTGCTGCGGAGGGCAGGGGAAGGGGACCTGGAAGCATGA
- a CDS encoding molybdopterin-containing oxidoreductase family protein — protein sequence MTVRQIRTACPLDCWDCCSMIAYVEDGKVLKVEGDPDHPITRGRLCVKGKRLVDRMYHPERVLHPKKKVDGCWEDIPWQQAFQEIADKMRTAKERYGPTAVMHTFDSGSGGMLKELEVRFFNLFGGYTKTVGSLCWEAGLEAGRYDMGVCLSHDPYDHLNSRAIVVWGRNVTVTNMHMMPFIKAARKNGTKLVIVNPLHTDLSDSADWQVYPRPGTDGALALAVCRVLLDAGRYDREFVERHSVGFTEFASYLRKLSLEELCAEAEVSMADVLKLADLYADRPVATLLGIGLQRYANGGNTIRAIHALAAMSGNIGISGGGVNYANRIWSKWLDWDALTLEGRGGVWREFSKVEQAEAILQADPPVEILFVTRSNPVAQVGNRKRTMEAYRNVGCVVLIDMFMHDTADVADYFLPCTSVFEEEDILYSSMWHPYLIYVNQCVEPLGQAKRDWEIFAGLADTLGFGAEFRRPLHEWLRVVLAPLAEAGVTLERLQEEHFVAAPSAKIPWADRKFATPSGKYEFYSDTAVREGRTALPVYQKPREHPHRDRKRGDKYPYQLLTVHPRHSLNSQHYILKRQEQPIVEVSESVAREKQLQDGDRVRVYNDRGEFVGRIRIKRTMHPQTVVIEQGWWNRMGGSVNDLTSNQPADLGISSSVYDCVCNVEKV from the coding sequence ATGACGGTGCGACAAATACGGACGGCTTGTCCCCTCGACTGCTGGGACTGCTGCAGCATGATCGCCTATGTGGAGGACGGGAAAGTCCTGAAAGTGGAAGGCGATCCGGATCATCCGATCACGCGGGGCAGACTGTGCGTAAAAGGAAAACGGCTGGTGGACCGGATGTATCACCCGGAGCGGGTGCTGCATCCCAAGAAGAAAGTGGATGGCTGCTGGGAGGACATTCCGTGGCAGCAGGCGTTTCAAGAAATCGCGGATAAGATGCGGACAGCGAAGGAGAGATACGGACCGACCGCCGTCATGCACACGTTTGACAGCGGTTCCGGCGGCATGTTGAAGGAACTGGAAGTCCGTTTTTTTAACCTGTTCGGCGGCTATACAAAAACGGTCGGGTCGCTTTGCTGGGAAGCCGGTCTGGAAGCCGGCCGCTACGACATGGGCGTCTGTCTCAGCCATGATCCATACGATCATCTGAACAGCAGGGCGATTGTCGTGTGGGGCCGTAATGTGACAGTCACCAATATGCACATGATGCCTTTCATCAAAGCCGCCCGAAAAAATGGGACAAAGCTGGTGATCGTCAATCCGCTGCACACCGATTTGTCGGACAGCGCCGATTGGCAGGTGTATCCGCGGCCGGGGACGGATGGAGCGCTGGCGTTGGCCGTCTGCCGGGTGCTGCTGGATGCAGGTCGGTATGATCGGGAGTTTGTGGAACGGCATTCGGTCGGATTCACCGAATTCGCTTCCTATTTGCGCAAACTGTCGCTGGAAGAACTGTGTGCGGAAGCGGAAGTGTCGATGGCTGACGTGCTCAAGCTGGCCGATCTATATGCGGACCGGCCTGTCGCGACGCTGCTGGGGATCGGTTTGCAGCGCTATGCGAATGGAGGAAACACGATCCGGGCCATTCACGCGCTGGCGGCGATGAGCGGCAATATCGGAATCTCTGGCGGCGGGGTGAATTATGCCAATCGCATCTGGTCGAAGTGGCTGGATTGGGATGCGCTTACTCTGGAAGGGCGCGGCGGGGTGTGGCGCGAATTTTCGAAAGTGGAACAGGCGGAAGCGATCCTGCAAGCGGACCCGCCGGTGGAAATCTTGTTTGTCACCCGATCGAATCCGGTGGCGCAGGTGGGAAACCGCAAGCGGACAATGGAAGCGTACCGGAACGTCGGCTGCGTGGTGCTGATCGATATGTTCATGCATGACACGGCGGATGTAGCCGACTATTTTTTGCCCTGCACCAGTGTGTTTGAAGAAGAAGATATTCTGTACTCCTCCATGTGGCATCCCTACTTGATCTATGTCAACCAGTGTGTGGAACCGCTCGGGCAGGCAAAACGGGACTGGGAGATTTTTGCCGGTCTGGCGGACACATTAGGCTTTGGCGCGGAATTTCGACGACCGCTGCACGAATGGCTGCGCGTCGTGTTGGCACCGCTGGCGGAAGCGGGGGTGACGCTGGAACGGTTGCAGGAGGAGCACTTCGTCGCGGCTCCGAGTGCGAAAATCCCCTGGGCAGACCGCAAGTTTGCCACACCTTCCGGCAAATACGAATTTTACTCCGATACGGCTGTGAGAGAAGGCCGCACTGCGTTGCCCGTGTACCAAAAACCTCGCGAACATCCGCATCGCGACCGGAAACGGGGGGACAAGTATCCCTACCAACTGCTGACCGTTCATCCGCGCCACTCGTTAAACTCGCAGCACTATATCCTGAAGCGTCAGGAACAGCCGATTGTGGAAGTGTCCGAATCGGTCGCCCGCGAGAAGCAGCTGCAAGACGGCGACCGCGTACGCGTGTATAATGACCGTGGCGAATTTGTGGGGCGGATTCGAATCAAGCGAACGATGCATCCGCAAACGGTTGTGATCGAGCAGGGCTGGTGGAACCGGATGGGCGGCAGCGTCAATGACCTGACGTCCAATCAACCGGCTGACCTCGGGATTTCCAGTTCTGTCTATGATTGCGTGTGCAACGTGGAGAAAGTGTAA
- a CDS encoding DUF3892 domain-containing protein gives MLGEKIVAVRKDANGNITQVKTHTGRILTIEQAMQQAAAGGFDSLNAIDRQGNWYMANSAGDGEPEQGCNLSILPEF, from the coding sequence ATGCTCGGAGAAAAAATCGTTGCCGTCCGCAAAGACGCCAACGGCAACATCACGCAAGTGAAAACGCATACCGGCCGGATTTTGACGATCGAGCAGGCGATGCAACAGGCAGCAGCCGGCGGATTCGATTCGCTGAACGCCATCGACCGGCAGGGAAACTGGTACATGGCCAACTCGGCCGGCGACGGAGAACCGGAACAGGGCTGCAACCTGTCGATTTTGCCTGAATTCTAA